In a single window of the Micromonospora sp. WMMD1155 genome:
- a CDS encoding molybdopterin oxidoreductase: MHTTPRFLQGVYSFEGKGLDRPGLVDGTLSYVVPGGVVAQPVYFRGGNASAELICVLLVRDGQPMRYFPIGAKSDVHVPLRVVEDLDAGTSIEVHVAAPAGVSGTVIVDLGLVEV, encoded by the coding sequence GTGCACACCACTCCCCGTTTCCTGCAAGGCGTCTACAGCTTCGAGGGCAAGGGCCTCGACCGGCCCGGCCTCGTCGACGGCACGCTCAGCTACGTGGTGCCGGGCGGCGTCGTGGCCCAGCCGGTCTATTTCCGCGGCGGCAATGCCAGTGCTGAGCTGATCTGTGTCCTGCTCGTGCGCGACGGCCAACCGATGCGGTACTTCCCGATCGGCGCCAAGTCCGACGTCCACGTGCCGCTGCGGGTGGTCGAGGACCTCGACGCCGGCACCAGTATCGAGGTGCACGTGGCGGCGCCCGCCGGGGTGTCCGGCACCGTTATCGTCGATCTGGGTCTGGTCGAGGTCTGA
- a CDS encoding NAD(+)/NADH kinase — translation MLVGVVVHPTRPQAAETADMVSRICAEHGATARTLDVWRDEQSPADVLADLPQRPQLVVTIGGDGTLLRGLAVAVEADAPVLGVKAGRVGFLTPFAATDLPRVLGAALTGRATIQQRMLLTLRASRPLQVPPELRTLLRYGRGPAPAPPIPRPSTPDQVGWGVPLGLNGLNDVVFEKLGRDRQTSVAVYLSGRLFATYSADGVMVASPTGSTAYSFAAGGPVLSPRLNALVFTPVAPHMAFNRSMVTAPDEPVGVQVLPRSGQVTVVVDGRVHGILDPGDWVAVYPARRRAKLIVGDVDDFFGRLRDQFSLADAPAARADTDSRPPLLIYRPDLPIPEDLKHLHLPAEGSDAG, via the coding sequence ATGCTCGTCGGCGTCGTCGTACACCCGACCAGGCCGCAGGCCGCCGAGACGGCGGACATGGTGTCGCGGATCTGCGCCGAGCACGGCGCTACGGCGCGGACCCTGGACGTCTGGCGGGACGAGCAGAGCCCCGCCGACGTGCTGGCCGACCTTCCGCAACGACCGCAGCTCGTCGTCACCATCGGCGGCGACGGCACTCTCCTGCGCGGACTGGCCGTCGCGGTCGAGGCCGACGCACCCGTTCTCGGCGTGAAGGCCGGACGGGTCGGCTTCCTCACCCCGTTCGCCGCGACGGACCTGCCGAGGGTGCTGGGCGCCGCCCTGACCGGCCGCGCGACCATCCAGCAACGGATGCTGCTCACCCTGCGGGCGTCGCGTCCGCTGCAGGTCCCACCGGAGCTTCGGACCCTGCTGCGCTACGGCCGCGGCCCCGCGCCCGCCCCGCCCATTCCCCGGCCGAGCACGCCCGACCAGGTGGGCTGGGGTGTCCCGCTGGGCCTCAACGGCCTCAACGACGTCGTGTTCGAAAAGCTCGGCCGGGACCGGCAGACCAGCGTGGCGGTGTACCTGTCCGGGCGGCTGTTCGCCACCTACTCCGCCGACGGCGTCATGGTCGCCTCACCGACGGGCTCCACCGCCTACTCCTTCGCCGCAGGCGGACCGGTCCTGTCACCGCGCCTCAACGCCCTCGTCTTCACCCCGGTCGCCCCGCACATGGCGTTCAACCGAAGCATGGTCACCGCCCCGGACGAGCCCGTCGGTGTCCAGGTGCTGCCTCGCTCGGGTCAGGTCACCGTCGTCGTCGACGGACGCGTACACGGAATCCTCGACCCCGGTGACTGGGTCGCCGTCTACCCCGCCCGACGCCGCGCGAAGCTCATCGTCGGCGACGTCGACGACTTCTTCGGCCGACTCCGGGACCAGTTCTCACTCGCCGATGCCCCCGCGGCCCGCGCCGACACCGACAGCCGGCCCCCACTGCTGATCTACCGGCCGGACCTACCGATACCGGAGGACCTCAAACACCTGCACCTGCCGGCAGAGGGGTCTGATGCCGGCTGA
- a CDS encoding sigma-70 family RNA polymerase sigma factor, with translation MASDADLIGRSLGGDVDAFVEVVERHEAAVGSYLVRRVGRDAAEDLLGEVWVAAFESRRSYDRSYNDARPWLYGVALNRLRRYWRSRPAEDLVADVPDVATGWDPWSAVDLGVDARAVLRSALTRLKPEEREVLRLVAWEDLTAADAARALGIPAGTARRLLSQARTALRDAPGVSALLKDRNSAKERHR, from the coding sequence ATGGCTTCGGATGCGGATTTGATCGGCCGGTCACTGGGTGGCGATGTCGACGCCTTCGTGGAGGTGGTCGAGCGTCACGAGGCCGCCGTCGGTTCGTACCTCGTTCGCCGGGTGGGGCGGGATGCGGCTGAGGACCTCCTGGGCGAGGTCTGGGTTGCGGCGTTCGAGTCGCGGCGATCGTACGACCGGTCGTACAACGATGCGCGGCCGTGGCTGTACGGGGTGGCGCTGAATCGCCTACGGCGTTACTGGCGGTCCCGGCCGGCCGAGGACCTGGTCGCCGATGTGCCGGACGTGGCCACTGGATGGGATCCGTGGTCGGCGGTGGACCTCGGCGTGGACGCCCGGGCGGTACTCCGGTCGGCCCTGACACGGCTCAAACCCGAGGAGCGGGAGGTCCTGAGGCTCGTCGCCTGGGAGGACCTGACCGCAGCCGACGCCGCGCGGGCACTCGGCATACCGGCCGGCACCGCGCGGCGGCTGCTGAGCCAGGCCAGGACGGCATTACGCGACGCCCCGGGGGTGTCCGCGCTTCTGAAGGACCGCAACAGCGCGAAGGAGAGACACCGATGA
- a CDS encoding dipeptidase, whose amino-acid sequence MSVVDAALRAMPVIDGHNDLPLALRARTGYRVTGLRERPELQTDLNRLRAGGVGGQFWSVYVPSDLSEPDAVVATMEQVDAVYRLTAEYPEELAIAYSARDVERALSAGRIASLIGIEGGHSLASSLGVLRSFARLGVRYVTLTHNDNTSWADSATDRPGVGGLNDEGRAIVAEMQRIGVLVDLSHVAETTMHAALAVATAPVIFSHSSARQLTGHSRNVPDDVLVRLRDNGGVCMLCFAPPFVSDQVAEWLAAATEQWQRLGLPPATDEWTRAPRPGEHLPSSLPAAPATSAFGLPGVPADAPEPFRAWLTAHPRPEATIAQVADHVDHVREVTGIDHVGLGGDYDGCDRQPIGLEDVSGYPRLLNELGQRGWSQADLEKLTGRNILRVLQAAEDAADEILWPRSPAG is encoded by the coding sequence ATGTCCGTGGTCGACGCCGCTCTGCGTGCCATGCCGGTGATCGACGGGCACAACGACCTGCCGTTGGCGTTGCGGGCCCGGACCGGCTATCGGGTGACCGGCCTGCGTGAGCGGCCCGAGTTGCAGACCGATCTGAACCGGCTGCGCGCCGGTGGGGTGGGCGGGCAGTTCTGGTCCGTGTACGTACCGTCTGACCTCAGTGAACCGGACGCGGTCGTGGCGACGATGGAGCAGGTCGACGCCGTGTACCGCCTGACCGCCGAGTATCCGGAGGAGCTGGCGATCGCGTATTCGGCCCGCGACGTGGAGCGGGCCCTGAGCGCCGGCCGGATCGCCTCCCTGATCGGCATCGAGGGCGGACACAGCCTGGCCTCCTCGCTCGGGGTGCTGCGCTCGTTCGCCCGGCTGGGTGTGCGTTACGTGACCCTGACCCACAACGACAACACCTCCTGGGCGGACTCCGCGACCGACCGACCCGGCGTCGGGGGCCTGAACGACGAGGGCCGGGCGATCGTCGCCGAGATGCAGCGCATCGGGGTGCTCGTCGACCTGTCGCACGTGGCGGAAACGACGATGCACGCGGCCCTGGCCGTCGCCACCGCTCCGGTGATCTTCAGCCACTCGTCGGCCAGGCAGCTCACCGGACACAGCCGCAACGTGCCCGACGACGTCCTCGTCCGACTGCGGGACAACGGCGGCGTGTGCATGCTCTGCTTCGCTCCGCCGTTCGTCTCCGACCAGGTCGCCGAGTGGCTCGCGGCGGCGACCGAGCAGTGGCAACGGCTGGGCCTGCCGCCGGCCACGGACGAATGGACACGCGCGCCGCGCCCCGGCGAACACCTGCCGTCGTCCCTTCCCGCCGCACCCGCGACGTCTGCCTTCGGACTGCCCGGCGTCCCGGCCGACGCCCCTGAACCCTTCCGGGCCTGGCTGACCGCGCATCCCCGACCGGAAGCCACCATCGCCCAGGTCGCCGACCACGTCGACCACGTCCGCGAGGTCACCGGGATCGACCACGTCGGGCTCGGGGGCGACTACGACGGTTGCGATCGCCAGCCGATCGGCCTCGAGGACGTGTCCGGCTACCCGCGGCTGCTGAATGAACTCGGGCAGCGCGGCTGGTCACAGGCCGACCTGGAGAAGCTGACCGGCCGGAACATCCTCCGGGTCCTTCAGGCGGCCGAGGACGCCGCCGACGAGATCCTCTGGCCCCGCTCCCCCGCCGGCTGA
- a CDS encoding ABC transporter permease, which translates to MTATTVTALAENQWIRFALRRSGRLLLSLWVLVSAAFLMIHALPGDPVRAALGPTAPSALVEQRRAQMGLDDPLALQYAHFLGRLITGDLGTSMTSGLPVADVIGDRIGSTVTMAALAFSVALLVAIPLGLVMAVLARSGRRAADGLFTSAGIVAATIPEFLLAVGLVFVFGVQLGWAPVAGRSGVGSYVLPVVALAVGPAFVLARIIRVELLTVLRADYIRTARAKRLPPWLLYLRHALPNALTAALTIGGLLLGSLVAGTVLVENIFAWPGLGGTIVASILAKDYPTVQGVVLVYGAGVLLVNLAVDVVLAVLDPRSAIREG; encoded by the coding sequence GTGACCGCGACGACCGTGACCGCCCTGGCCGAGAACCAGTGGATCCGGTTCGCGCTGCGCCGCTCCGGAAGACTGCTGCTGTCGCTGTGGGTCCTGGTGAGCGCCGCGTTCCTCATGATCCATGCGCTGCCCGGCGACCCGGTCCGAGCCGCGTTGGGCCCCACCGCTCCGAGCGCACTGGTCGAGCAGCGGCGCGCGCAGATGGGCCTGGACGATCCGCTCGCGCTGCAGTACGCGCACTTCCTCGGCCGTCTGATCACCGGGGACCTGGGGACGTCGATGACCTCGGGCCTGCCGGTCGCCGACGTCATCGGGGACCGGATCGGCTCCACCGTCACCATGGCGGCGCTGGCGTTCTCCGTGGCGCTGCTCGTCGCGATACCGCTGGGACTGGTGATGGCGGTGCTGGCCCGAAGTGGGCGTCGCGCGGCCGACGGGCTCTTCACGTCGGCCGGCATCGTGGCCGCCACCATCCCGGAGTTCCTCCTGGCGGTCGGCCTGGTGTTCGTGTTCGGCGTGCAGCTCGGCTGGGCGCCGGTGGCCGGACGATCCGGGGTCGGCTCCTACGTGCTGCCCGTGGTGGCACTGGCCGTCGGGCCGGCGTTCGTGCTGGCCCGCATCATCCGCGTGGAACTGCTGACAGTGCTGCGCGCCGACTACATCCGCACCGCCCGGGCGAAGCGGTTGCCACCGTGGCTGCTCTACCTGCGGCACGCGCTGCCGAATGCGCTGACCGCTGCCCTGACCATCGGCGGCCTCCTGTTGGGTTCACTGGTGGCCGGGACCGTGCTGGTGGAGAACATCTTCGCGTGGCCGGGGCTGGGTGGCACGATCGTCGCGTCCATCCTCGCCAAGGACTATCCGACCGTGCAGGGCGTGGTCCTCGTCTACGGGGCCGGTGTGCTGCTGGTCAACCTCGCCGTCGACGTGGTCCTCGCCGTGCTCGACCCGCGCTCCGCGATCCGGGAGGGCTGA
- a CDS encoding ABC transporter substrate-binding protein — MKALGLTAVLGAAVLTMSACGGGSGDSGGTDLVNGKTFVMALPGDPGNLDPHFTSLSVTGQVGRFLYDSLLGFAPDGRLLPGLAASWESTGTTATFTLRKNITCSDGSPLTASTVAANINFVGDVKNASTRIGTYVPAGAKATPDDSAGTVAVTVPAPDAFLDRNLGGLPIVCDGGLKDRAKLKQNALGSGMFTLTEAVPDDHYTLTRRKEYAWGPGDFKADQAGLPDKVVLRVVANEATTANLMLSGEVNAARFTGPDGQRLQGAAYLKRDIMAPTGEMWFNQKPGLPTAALDLRRALVQALDLAQLRQVFVSGRGGPPTGLVVPATSPCKQDTVTGNLPTFDADGAKTAVAAATNGKPVKLTVAFDTSSGPGAQAAAELVQQQWAAVGVQVELTSVTETQIGQIASGQFAWDVAMFPIGVSLPSQLVPFFSGPTPPNGSNFASVRNDAYVAAVTAAAKTPGDGGCDQWAAAEKALLQHLDLVPFANSNVPVYARGSQLDLSTGDVDPASIRMLG, encoded by the coding sequence ATGAAGGCTCTTGGGTTGACGGCGGTGCTCGGCGCGGCCGTTCTGACGATGAGTGCGTGTGGTGGCGGTTCCGGTGACAGCGGCGGAACCGACCTGGTCAACGGCAAGACCTTCGTCATGGCGCTGCCTGGCGACCCCGGCAACCTCGATCCACATTTCACCTCTCTGTCGGTCACCGGCCAGGTCGGCCGATTCCTGTACGACTCGCTGCTCGGGTTCGCTCCGGACGGACGGTTGCTGCCCGGTCTCGCCGCGTCGTGGGAGTCGACGGGCACCACGGCGACGTTCACGTTGCGCAAGAACATCACCTGCTCCGACGGCAGCCCGCTGACCGCGAGCACCGTGGCCGCGAACATCAACTTCGTCGGCGATGTCAAGAACGCCTCGACGCGGATCGGCACATACGTCCCGGCCGGCGCCAAGGCCACGCCGGACGACAGCGCCGGAACCGTCGCCGTGACGGTGCCCGCCCCGGACGCGTTCCTGGACCGCAATCTGGGCGGCCTGCCGATCGTCTGCGACGGCGGGCTCAAGGACCGCGCCAAGCTCAAGCAGAACGCGCTGGGCTCCGGCATGTTCACGCTCACCGAGGCGGTTCCCGACGACCACTACACGCTGACCCGGCGCAAGGAATACGCGTGGGGGCCCGGCGATTTCAAGGCGGACCAGGCCGGACTGCCCGACAAGGTGGTCCTGCGGGTCGTCGCGAACGAGGCCACCACCGCCAACCTGATGCTCTCCGGTGAGGTGAACGCGGCCCGCTTCACCGGGCCGGACGGCCAGCGGTTGCAGGGCGCCGCGTACCTCAAGCGCGACATCATGGCACCGACCGGCGAGATGTGGTTCAACCAGAAGCCCGGCCTGCCCACCGCGGCACTGGACCTGCGCCGAGCGCTGGTGCAGGCCCTCGACCTCGCTCAGCTTCGGCAGGTGTTCGTGAGCGGGCGCGGCGGCCCACCGACCGGGCTGGTCGTCCCCGCCACCAGCCCCTGCAAGCAGGACACCGTCACCGGTAACCTTCCGACATTCGACGCCGACGGCGCGAAGACGGCCGTGGCGGCGGCCACGAACGGCAAGCCCGTCAAGCTGACCGTCGCGTTCGACACGTCGTCCGGTCCGGGTGCGCAGGCCGCCGCCGAGCTCGTGCAGCAACAGTGGGCCGCCGTCGGCGTACAGGTGGAACTGACGTCGGTGACCGAGACGCAGATCGGCCAGATCGCGTCCGGCCAGTTCGCCTGGGACGTGGCGATGTTCCCGATCGGCGTGTCGCTGCCCAGTCAGCTGGTGCCGTTCTTCTCCGGGCCCACGCCCCCGAACGGCAGCAACTTCGCCAGTGTCCGCAACGACGCCTACGTGGCCGCGGTGACCGCCGCCGCCAAGACCCCCGGTGACGGTGGATGCGATCAGTGGGCCGCGGCGGAGAAGGCCCTGCTGCAACACCTCGACCTGGTGCCGTTCGCCAACTCCAACGTGCCGGTGTACGCCCGGGGATCGCAGTTGGACCTCTCCACGGGCGACGTCGACCCGGCGTCCATCCGGATGCTCGGCTGA
- a CDS encoding molybdopterin oxidoreductase family protein, which produces MSASSAIDTHCPYCAMQCGVSLTIGDGPPLLAPTEFPVNRGGLCAKGWTAADLLDHGDRLLSPLVRKDPGDRTSPLRPADWDEALDRIVDAIRTSQHRYGPDSVGAFGGGGLTNEKAYALGKFVRVALRSASIDYNGRFCMSSAATASNRSLGIDRGLPFPLADIAQAQAVLLVGANPADVLPPSMQYFDAGRAAGARHIVVDPRRTTTAGGADLHLQPLPGTDLALANGLLHVAIREGLVDETYVRDRTSGFDAVRATVAAYWPDRVERMTGVPERDLRETVRLLAAATSAMVLTARGAEQHSNGTDTAQAYLNLALALGLPGRPFSGYGTITGQGNGQGGREHGQKADQLPGYRRLDDPAARAHVAAVWGIDPDELPRPGRSAWEMLDRLGTDDGVRVLLVLASNIAVSAPHANRVSDRLQALDLLVVSDIFLSETAAMADVVLPTTQWAEEDGTMTNLEGRVIRRKRVMSPPPQVRTDLRMLADLAGRLGRGRYFDDDPRRVFDELRRASAGGTADYAGISYERIEAEQGVFWPCPSEDHPGTPRLFTDRFPTTDGRARFFRVEHRDPAEPPDADYPYVLTTGRNMQQYQSGNQTRRVGALTMALPDARAELHPDLAHRHGIADNDVVELRSRRGRAFFRARLTDGIRRDTVFAPFHWGGSSAVNALTDPALDRHSRMPAFKACAVSIARAGGPDDADLLTTRPPNPAPQ; this is translated from the coding sequence GTGAGCGCATCGTCTGCGATCGATACGCACTGCCCCTACTGCGCCATGCAGTGTGGGGTGTCCCTGACGATCGGCGACGGGCCGCCTCTGCTGGCGCCCACCGAATTCCCGGTCAACAGGGGCGGTCTGTGCGCCAAGGGATGGACGGCTGCCGACCTTCTCGACCACGGCGACCGGCTACTGAGCCCTCTCGTCCGTAAGGATCCCGGCGATCGCACCAGCCCGTTGCGACCGGCGGATTGGGACGAGGCGCTCGACCGTATCGTCGACGCCATCCGTACCAGCCAACACCGGTACGGCCCCGACAGCGTCGGGGCCTTCGGTGGCGGCGGGCTGACCAACGAGAAGGCGTACGCGTTGGGCAAGTTCGTCAGGGTGGCGCTGCGCTCGGCGTCGATCGACTACAACGGCCGGTTCTGCATGTCGTCCGCGGCGACCGCTTCGAACCGCTCGCTCGGGATCGACCGTGGCCTGCCGTTCCCTCTGGCCGACATCGCCCAGGCGCAGGCCGTGCTGTTGGTCGGCGCGAATCCGGCCGATGTGCTACCGCCGTCCATGCAGTACTTCGACGCCGGACGAGCCGCCGGCGCACGGCACATCGTCGTCGACCCCCGCCGTACGACCACCGCGGGAGGAGCTGACCTCCACCTGCAGCCACTGCCGGGCACGGACCTCGCACTGGCGAACGGGCTGCTGCACGTCGCGATTCGCGAGGGCCTGGTCGACGAGACGTACGTGCGCGACCGCACGAGCGGCTTCGACGCGGTCCGGGCCACCGTTGCGGCGTACTGGCCGGACCGGGTGGAGCGGATGACCGGCGTACCGGAACGGGACCTGCGGGAGACGGTACGGCTGCTGGCGGCCGCCACGTCGGCGATGGTGCTCACCGCCCGCGGCGCCGAGCAGCACAGCAACGGCACTGACACGGCGCAGGCGTACCTCAATCTGGCCCTCGCCCTGGGCCTGCCCGGGCGGCCCTTCTCCGGCTACGGCACGATCACCGGGCAGGGTAACGGGCAGGGTGGGCGCGAGCATGGGCAGAAGGCCGACCAACTGCCCGGCTACCGGCGCCTGGACGACCCTGCGGCGCGAGCCCACGTCGCGGCCGTCTGGGGCATCGACCCGGACGAGCTGCCCCGGCCGGGCCGGTCGGCCTGGGAGATGCTCGACCGGCTCGGGACCGACGACGGGGTACGCGTGCTGCTCGTGCTGGCCAGCAACATCGCCGTGTCGGCGCCGCACGCCAACCGGGTGAGCGACCGGCTGCAGGCGCTGGACCTGCTCGTCGTCTCCGACATCTTCCTCTCCGAGACCGCAGCCATGGCCGACGTGGTGCTGCCCACGACACAGTGGGCGGAGGAGGACGGCACGATGACGAATCTGGAGGGACGCGTCATCCGCCGCAAGCGGGTCATGTCACCGCCGCCGCAGGTCCGCACTGACCTGCGGATGCTCGCCGACCTCGCCGGCCGGCTCGGCCGCGGCCGCTACTTCGACGACGATCCGCGCCGCGTCTTCGACGAGTTGCGCCGAGCCAGCGCCGGCGGGACAGCCGACTACGCCGGCATCAGCTACGAACGCATCGAGGCTGAGCAGGGGGTGTTCTGGCCATGCCCGAGCGAGGACCATCCGGGTACGCCGCGGCTGTTCACCGACCGGTTCCCGACCACCGATGGGCGGGCGAGGTTCTTCCGGGTGGAGCACCGCGATCCGGCGGAACCGCCCGACGCCGACTACCCGTATGTGCTGACCACCGGCCGCAACATGCAGCAGTACCAGAGCGGCAACCAGACCCGCCGGGTCGGTGCCCTGACCATGGCGCTGCCCGACGCTCGGGCGGAGCTGCACCCGGACCTCGCCCACCGGCACGGCATCGCCGACAACGACGTGGTGGAACTGCGCAGCCGACGCGGGCGGGCCTTCTTCCGGGCGCGCCTCACCGACGGCATCCGCCGCGACACCGTTTTCGCACCGTTCCACTGGGGTGGCAGCTCCGCCGTGAACGCGCTGACCGACCCGGCGCTGGACCGCCATTCGCGGATGCCGGCCTTCAAGGCCTGCGCGGTGTCGATCGCGCGCGCAGGCGGCCCGGACGACGCCGACCTGCTGACCACCCGACCGCCCAACCCAGCGCCTCAATGA
- the nirB gene encoding nitrite reductase large subunit NirB, protein MDAVDQRRRLVVVGNGMAGARTVEEILERGGGDRFAITMFGEEPYGNYNRILLSNVLAGADDEAGIFLNDMSWYAENGITLHAGTRVTRIDRFARRIYADDGTATPYDKLIIATGSRAFVPPIAGIHRPGRGYHQGVFAFRTIDDTRNMVRYAREHERAVVIGGGLLGLEAARGLQNHLPHVTLVHAAGHLMNAQLNAQAGAILRRSIERLGIEVVLGAHTTEVLGKHAVTGVKLKDGRTIACDVVVVAAGIRANAELAATSGLPVERGIVVDDQMRVQDEVDIYSVGECAQHRGETYGLVAPLWEQARVLADHITGTNPNAAYHGSRLATKLKVAGVDVASMGLKEAERDDDETIVFAEPRKGVYKSIVIRDDRLVGATLLGDVKKVAFLVQAFDRGLALPKERVEMLFDLGAPSADVSAAELGDDVQVCNCNGVTKRALVGTVRGGVKTLTGVMDATRAGKGCGSCKGLVAQIVEWAADGKVEDDPAASWYVPGVPMPKSELMAVIREHGLKSVSAVFATLVPGGAEDAKSKMGLASLLKMMWGDEYVDERDARFINDRVHANIQRDGTFSVVPQIKGGVTTPAQLRRIAEVAEKYSVPLVKITGGQRLDLLGIRKEDLPGVWADLDMPSGYAYGKSFRTVKTCVGSDFCRFGVGDSTALGIAIEDRFKGIEGPGKMKLAVTGCPRNCAEAYVKDLGVVAIDGGRWEIYVGGAAGAHVRKGDLLAVVDSPDEVITLTGRFLQYYRESANWLERTYAWVPRLGIDHIRAVVVDDSDGIAARLDATMDASVAAYRDPWLERRDPVTPGQFRTSLPLAVLPQVPVREAVPVSVPGPVVPSIGSAVSGPGPVTDGSAGNGHGGKGHGGSGHQGDGAGSASARRP, encoded by the coding sequence ATGGACGCCGTCGACCAGCGCCGACGCCTCGTCGTGGTGGGTAACGGGATGGCCGGCGCCCGCACGGTCGAGGAGATCCTCGAACGCGGCGGGGGCGACCGGTTCGCCATCACGATGTTCGGCGAGGAGCCGTACGGCAACTACAACCGCATCCTGCTCTCCAACGTGCTCGCCGGGGCCGACGACGAGGCGGGCATCTTCCTCAACGACATGTCCTGGTACGCCGAGAACGGCATCACCCTGCACGCCGGCACCCGGGTCACCCGCATCGACCGCTTCGCCCGACGGATCTACGCGGACGACGGCACCGCGACGCCGTACGACAAGCTGATCATCGCCACCGGCAGCCGGGCGTTCGTCCCGCCGATTGCCGGCATCCACCGCCCTGGGCGCGGCTACCACCAGGGCGTGTTCGCGTTCCGCACCATCGACGACACCCGCAACATGGTCCGGTACGCCCGCGAGCACGAGCGCGCGGTGGTGATCGGCGGCGGCCTGCTCGGTCTGGAGGCCGCGCGTGGCCTGCAGAATCATCTGCCCCACGTGACCCTGGTACACGCCGCCGGCCATCTGATGAACGCCCAGTTGAACGCCCAGGCGGGCGCCATCCTGCGGCGCAGCATCGAGCGACTCGGCATCGAGGTCGTCCTCGGCGCGCACACCACCGAGGTGCTCGGCAAGCACGCCGTGACCGGGGTCAAACTCAAGGACGGCCGGACCATCGCCTGCGACGTCGTCGTCGTGGCCGCCGGCATCCGGGCGAACGCCGAGCTTGCCGCGACCAGCGGCCTGCCGGTGGAGCGGGGCATCGTCGTGGACGACCAGATGCGCGTGCAGGACGAGGTCGACATCTACTCGGTCGGCGAGTGTGCCCAACACCGCGGCGAGACGTACGGCCTGGTGGCTCCGCTGTGGGAGCAGGCGCGGGTGCTCGCCGACCACATCACCGGAACGAACCCGAACGCGGCGTACCACGGCTCTCGACTGGCCACGAAGCTCAAGGTGGCGGGCGTGGACGTCGCGTCGATGGGCCTGAAGGAGGCGGAACGCGACGACGACGAGACGATCGTCTTCGCCGAGCCGCGCAAGGGCGTCTACAAGAGCATCGTCATCCGCGACGACCGGCTTGTCGGCGCGACTCTCCTCGGCGACGTGAAGAAGGTCGCGTTCCTCGTGCAGGCCTTCGACCGTGGGCTCGCCCTGCCGAAGGAGCGGGTCGAGATGTTGTTCGACCTCGGCGCGCCGTCGGCCGACGTGAGTGCCGCGGAGCTCGGCGACGACGTGCAGGTGTGCAACTGCAACGGCGTCACCAAGCGGGCGTTGGTCGGCACCGTGCGGGGCGGCGTGAAGACGCTCACCGGTGTCATGGACGCCACCCGTGCCGGCAAGGGCTGCGGCTCGTGCAAGGGCCTGGTCGCCCAGATCGTCGAGTGGGCCGCTGACGGCAAGGTCGAGGACGACCCGGCCGCGAGTTGGTACGTCCCCGGTGTGCCGATGCCCAAGTCGGAGCTGATGGCGGTGATCCGCGAACACGGCCTGAAATCCGTCTCCGCGGTGTTCGCCACCCTCGTGCCCGGCGGCGCGGAGGACGCCAAGAGCAAGATGGGCCTGGCCTCGTTGTTGAAGATGATGTGGGGCGACGAGTACGTCGACGAGCGCGACGCCCGCTTCATCAACGACCGGGTGCACGCCAACATCCAGCGAGACGGCACCTTCTCGGTCGTCCCCCAGATCAAGGGCGGCGTGACCACACCGGCGCAGCTCAGGCGGATCGCCGAGGTGGCCGAGAAGTACTCCGTACCGCTGGTCAAGATCACCGGGGGCCAGCGCCTCGACCTGCTCGGCATCCGCAAGGAGGACCTGCCCGGGGTGTGGGCGGACCTCGACATGCCGTCCGGGTACGCCTACGGCAAGAGCTTCCGTACGGTGAAGACCTGCGTCGGCTCCGACTTCTGCCGCTTCGGCGTCGGCGACTCCACCGCTCTCGGCATCGCGATCGAGGATCGGTTCAAGGGCATCGAGGGCCCCGGCAAGATGAAGCTCGCCGTCACCGGCTGCCCCCGCAACTGCGCCGAGGCGTACGTCAAGGATCTCGGTGTCGTCGCCATCGACGGCGGCAGGTGGGAGATCTACGTCGGCGGGGCCGCCGGCGCCCACGTACGCAAGGGGGACCTGCTCGCCGTCGTCGACTCGCCCGACGAGGTCATCACGCTGACCGGCCGGTTCCTGCAGTACTACCGGGAGAGCGCGAACTGGTTGGAACGCACGTACGCGTGGGTGCCCCGGCTCGGCATCGACCACATCCGGGCCGTGGTCGTCGACGACAGCGACGGCATCGCGGCGCGGCTCGATGCGACCATGGACGCCTCCGTCGCCGCCTACCGCGACCCGTGGCTGGAGCGGCGCGACCCGGTCACTCCAGGGCAGTTCCGCACTTCCCTGCCGTTGGCGGTCCTGCCCCAGGTGCCGGTCCGCGAAGCCGTACCGGTCTCCGTTCCGGGGCCGGTGGTGCCGTCGATCGGCTCCGCCGTATCGGGGCCGGGCCCGGTGACGGACGGCTCGGCCGGCAACGGGCACGGCGGCAAGGGGCACGGCGGCAGCGGCCACCAGGGCGACGGCGCCGGCTCGGCATCCGCGAGGCGGCCGTGA